Genomic window (Nicotiana sylvestris chromosome 7, ASM39365v2, whole genome shotgun sequence):
TAGAAACTTCCATGGGTTCTTTTACACTTGAGGtactcctcctcttcttcttcttcttcttcttcttagttgAGTATTTTGCAGTTGGGTTTTCTTTTTGGGATTAATGAGGATAAAAGTTTCAAatttgattattttatttatagatGTATTACAAGCATGCGCCAAGAACGTGTCGGAATTTCATAGAGCTTGCTCGAAGAGGGTACTATGATAATGTCAAGTTTCATAGAATTATCAAGGTTCTTTTTTTGCTCTCATCTCTTTTCGATTGTTGCTAATTTTAAGTGATTTATGTGTTTATATTGTTTTTTGATTTTGTGTATAGGATTTTATTGTTCAAGGTGGAGATCCAACTGGTACTGGAAGAGGTGGAGAATCTATTTACGGGTATGTAAAGGcctaagagcccgtttggcttagctgatttagagtagctgataaggctgaaaagcacttttaagtgttgaagctgatttaaaaaataagcatttacgtgtttggataaaagtgctgaaattaataataagcagccGAATAACTGGCTAtacaaagagttttgttttaaaaaaagtattttagggatagaatagtaaatattttggtcaaacctaaagttCTTATAAACTGAAATTTGGGAGACCAACTTatagcttttggcttatttttgacttataagcacttttaattttaccaaacacgtagataagccaaaaagtgcttataagccagtttgacctGCTTATAAGATTAGCCAAATACCTTCAAGTGTTGTTAATAATGTAAAATATGTATATCAATTATTTCAAATTTGAGTTTGATTTCCAGTGTGAGTAGGAGAAAGCTAAGTAGCACGAGATAACTACTTCTTGCCGGAGAGTAAGTTACAATGAAACCAATTTAGGGGAACCAATCTAGTTAGTTCTGGAGACCCCTTGGCCTATTTAAAAGACATCAACAAGTAATGAAGGTCTCTCATCCAAGGTGGTGTGGCCTAGTGGTAAATGCAGTTGGATGATAATATCAGGTCGCAGGTTCAAATTCTGATAGAGGCAAAAAATTACTAGGTGATTTTTTCTCATCTGCCTAAGCAGTTGTGGAGCCAAGATTTTCACTGCGTGGATTCAAACAATAAAAAAGGTAAATAAACGAAAAAGTCAAGGGATTCAACATATAGTGTATGTACAACCAAGAGGCAAGAGTCAACAATCATTTGATTCTTCAACTTCAGAAGGGTGACCTTTTAGTAATGCCAAGGGTTAAGTCCTTTCAATAAAGTCAAAGAACCATGACCTTAAATAACCGAATGAATGACTAAGGAGACGAGATGAATTTCTCACGATTTAGGAGTAGCCTTTTATCCCTTATTTCATTTTGGTGCATTCGTGAGGTCCCTTTATGTATAGAAGGTTGGGCTTTCATTTGTAGAAAGCCATATCATTTTGTAGGCTTTCTACTTTTTGGTATACCTGTTATATACGGGGCATTGTTTGCCCAAACATTAATAAACTTTTATTACTTGATTAAAAAAACTTAGGAGAAGAGAATAGCTTAGTAGATCTAAAAACATCGGTTCAAGGTTGCTCTAAACATACATATATTTTTCTACCACATGCTTTAGCTGTAGTCTTTCTGCTTCTAGTTTGTTATCTCCAGTGCCTTCGAAAAAGATACATCATTAACGAGGAATTGATGGTGAAGAGTTGATTGGGGCATCTAATAGTAGAGTCATTTGCTGTTGTATCATTTATGGACATGCTAAAACCTGTCTGTCATACATCGTGAAGAAGGAGATCATCTTTTTACATAATTGGCCTTTGAGTAACTTAAGGAAGTCAACCTCGCAGTGCGAAGTTTGATGATGAGATAAACCAACAGTTAAAGCATACAGGAGCAGGTATCATATCCATGGCTAATGCTGGGCCGAATACAAATGGAAGTCAATTCTTCATCACCTTGGCACCTGCACAATCACTTGATGGTAAGTACACATCCAGCTTGTTTTCCGTCAATTTGTGTGAATAGGCTTTTTGTTGTTGAATCGGCTGGATGTCCTGTAGTACACATGGCTGATTTATTTTTCGGCTGCTCCCTTAACAACctttttttttgatgaagtaattGGTTCCATTGCTGGCATCAGGAAGATGCATAAATTACAAAAGAGTGTAGCAGTTGTTAGCGCCTTACAAATGTTTATACTAGTACTAGGGAgctaacaaaattaaaaaaactaTCAGGGGAGTCTATAGGGGATAGATAAGCCCATACATGAGGCATCTAGCCTTGAGTTTGTGGGGAGAAGTTGATACTTGATACTCCATCAAAACACCTACTGATTCTCTCATTCCAAATGCTCCAAAAAATAGTTGCAGGTATCATCTTCCATACTTTCCTAATGGTGCTATCAACTTTCCAGTAACTCCAAGACTCAAAAGCATCCCTGATATTATGTGGCATGACCCCTTAACATCCCTGATATTATGTAGTACACATGGCTGATTTATTTTTCGGCTGCTCCCTTAACAACCTTTTTCTCTTTGTACCTCAAAGAAGTGGAACTATAGCTTTTGATTGAACTTGAAGCTGTAAGGAACCGTTTAAATGGTGAAAAAAAGGAGCTTCAAAATTCAGATGAATCCCGGGTCTGTCAACATGTTTGAGCTAAGTTCATGGATGAATATCCATATACTTGAGGAGGCTCCTCTATGATGAGATGCTGGGCAATCTCTTTTAGCTTTTATTGAGACAGGATAATCAATTCATACCAAACCAAGCTGGAGGAACTAGGAAGAAATATTCATTCTTCTTTCCTAGATGATGTGTAAAAATTCATGAGCTACCCTATTAAGACTTCCTTAAAATATTAGGTACATAAAGCCACGATCAATTCTTGCGAGCGTTCTCATTTTTCAGTTAGACAACTAAATTAGGTTCTGCATATTTCAGGATATAATATTTGTGCCCTGAAAGCCATGCTTTTGAGTGCCATATACAAATTGGCTTGATCCATTATTTTCGGCTTTGGGTTTCTGGTGCAAGGGATCTAAAATGATAAGTACCATATTAGAGCACTGATATAGTATTTTGTTTTTTATGAAATTACTCCCCTAGAAGAGCTAGCCAACCCCAATTATATTTGGGATTGAGGCATGGCTGATTGACTCTTTTAGAGTTGCTTATACCTTTTTGATTAGGAGGGGTGCTTATACCTTCTCTATATCAGGAAGGATAGTAGTtcacttttctctttttccttatgTAATTTCAATTATTTTCAATTGCATTTATCTCCAAGGCCATCTTAGTCATGACTTAAGTTGCACTGTGAAATTATAGAGAATATTCTTAAGACATTGGTTTATGCTGAATGTAGTTCTCCACCCCAGCTCTGTTGATATGTCCTTCTAGTTGCAATTAGTATTAGCATGGCGAATACAGTTTCCATCTCTTCTTTGTTTGTAGTCTGTTCTTATCTCGCATTGATAGCTGTTTAAGTGCACTATTAGCTGATGAAGTTTTCATTCATGTGATGTTAGGGAAACATACCATTTTTGGAAGAGTTTGTCGGGGAATGGAAATTATCAAGAGACTTGGCAGTGTTCAAACTGATAATACTGACAGGTATTGTGCTTTCCTATCATATACTTTACATTAGCATGCGAACAAATGTCATGCCTACAGAAAACATCAAAAATCAAGGTCATATTTGTTTAGAGAATGTAATTTGCAAAAGAACGATAGTTTTATGGTCAGCTTGTCCTTGCCGCAGAAAAGGATAAGAATGTGTTTCTGTTATATGTTTGAAATGCATGTCATGCATCAGAAAAAACCTCATTTGTGCATTTGAAGTTTGTTAGTCGGTTAGTCCTCTCTTTAATCATACTATTGAGTATGAAAGCTCTAATTCAGGTTTCGTTTACTTACTCTTCCATTGAATACGAATGCAGACCAATCCATGATGTGAGGATACTGAGGACTACAGTTAAAGATTGATGTTCGGCTACTTCAAAGCGGTTGTTACCATTCGCTAGAGCATCCAAGAAGGTGTTGTGTCCAGTGTTGTCAGTTGACATCACAGCCAAGACACATGCTACCTTCGGCTTTTGATTCTGCTTTCGAAGTTATAGAAACTGATCTAGTCCTGTATGTGGGGATGTGGATTTTAATTTTCTGCAACTAAACCAAAATAATGATACTTGAGAATTAAAATTGCTTGAGTAGCCAAAGCAAAACAGTAGTGTTTCACGGTTTGTAATCCTACTCTAGTAAAAGGGAAAAAGCCCGTAAGGTTCCTCTTGCTATTTTGGTAACATTGGGACCCTTTTTAACTATCATTTTGATATCAAGAAGACACCTCCGTTAACTTCCATTCAAATCAGTTAAAGTGGAGGGCAGAAGAGTAGTTGGATTTTACTTACTGTGGCTAATTATGCACTAAGCAGTAAGCATACATCATTTTATTTTACATTAAATATTACTGTTATTTTTGTTTAACTCGTGCATATTTTGTAGTTCCTTTTGTCCCAGTAACATGCATTTTC
Coding sequences:
- the LOC104247371 gene encoding peptidyl-prolyl cis-trans isomerase CYP18-2; protein product: MWPSAEGGPPEVTLETSMGSFTLEMYYKHAPRTCRNFIELARRGYYDNVKFHRIIKDFIVQGGDPTGTGRGGESIYGAKFDDEINQQLKHTGAGIISMANAGPNTNGSQFFITLAPAQSLDGKHTIFGRVCRGMEIIKRLGSVQTDNTDRPIHDVRILRTTVKD